The Centroberyx gerrardi isolate f3 chromosome 12, fCenGer3.hap1.cur.20231027, whole genome shotgun sequence genome has a window encoding:
- the dbf4 gene encoding protein DBF4 homolog A, which yields MKPRRIQRHIKPSLQEKVVDIGDKSTLSQAKSCVPYRSYPTQVKPFAGRVFYLDLPSNRKAETLENDIKELGGTVEKFFSKEIKYLVSNKKEARYAQCLGRDSPVPSPDSGHSSPHPHPNPHRPASHRDNLKARSQGQTDTFVTSRGKSLVERVVKEQERIQMNKILSNALEWGVKILYIDDVMAYVEKKKTNVTNQCTVTAAVKKSAKAECTGRQGFQKCKGGRISKPFVKVEDSSRHYRPIYVAMPNMPEFNLKTAPPCTPFCVEDKDHPGKRQRGQRGASEERGQGRARKNRDKKRGGYCECCMLKYDNLTVHVKSECHKAFSRSDEYLVVDRLVSTLHCNFTHIKTKVNRPKCSISSIVIAPGPYGKTEQRHVDTTETKEEQQTPWTVPGCGELSLGHLLKHSSGPVSAPVIRGEGDRRSCDNASDKSQPKHKSLSRKRPCRQDSLSIRIHRAELAQMPRPKAETAPSRGESFTSNPTILSKVPQAHPEGRRTHTDKNGSTSHNNKEDLQNEFPSNSLNVTSSRHEVSPNIQDSSLKESTREGHVLPEQMTGVSESEGGKSPTQSHSPVRAIRRRVRVYKRKRRKVDTQLTCQEHAKPSDIPDNSMLKLWQLFQSSEDMDLEFRGFEDYGGGRN from the exons ATGAAGCCAAGACGCATCCAGAGGCATATCAAACCCAGTTTGCAAG AAAAAGTTGTTGATATTGGTGACAAGTCAACACTGAGCCAGGCTAAGTCGTGTGTGCCCTATCGGTCCTATCCTACACAAGTCAAACCTTTTGCTGGGAGAGTGTTTTACCTGGACCTGCCATCCAACAGAAAAGCCGAGACATTGGAGAATGACATTAAAGAACTGGGAGGG ACTGTTGAGAAGTTCTTCAGTAAGGAAATAAAGTATCTGGTATCTAACAAGAAGGAAGCTAGATATGCGCAGTGCCTTGGGCGTGACTCGCCTGTCCCCAGCCCCGACTCCGGACACAGTTCACCTCACCCTCACCCAAACCCACACCGACCCGCGAGCCACAGGGACAACCTCAAAGCCAGGTCTCAGGGCCAAACGGACACT TTTGTCACAAGTCGAGGGAAGTCTCTGGTGGAGAGAGTGGTGAAAGAGCAG gagAGGATACAAATGAACAAGATTCTGTCAAATGCTCTGGAGTGGGGTGTGAAAATCCTCTACATAGATG ATGTAATGGCATATGTTGAAAAGAAGAAAACGAATGTCACCAACCAATGTACTGTAACTGCTGCTGTCAAAAAAAGT GCCAAAGCTGAATGCACAGGAAGGCAAGGCTTTCAGAAATGCAAAG GGGGGCGGATCAGTAAACCTTTTGTAAAGGTTGAGGATTCAAGCAG ACACTACCGTCCAATCTACGTTGCTATGCCAAACATGCCTGAGTTTAACCTGAAGACGGCCCCTCCCTGTACTCCGTTTTGTGTGGAGGACAAGGATCATCCTGGAAAGAGACAGCGGGGACAAAG AGGGGCGAGTGAGGAGAGGGGACAGGGCAGAGCCAGGAAGAACAGAGACAAGAAACGAGGCGGCTACTGCGAGTGCTGCATGCTCAAATATGACAACCTCACAGTG CATGTAAAGAGTGAATGTCACAAGGCCTTCTCCAGGAGTGATGAGTACTTGGTGGTGGACAGACTCGTCTCAACACTGCACTGCAACTTCACCCATATCAAAACCAAAGTTAACAG GCCAAAGTGCAGCATATCCTCCATTGTTATTGCTCCTGGACCATATGGAAAAACTGAGCAAAGGCATGTTGACACTACAGAGACAAAGGAGGAGCAGCAAACCCCCTGGACTGTCCCTGGGTGTGGGGAACTTTCTTTAGGACACCTTTTAAAACACAGTTCAGGTCCTGTTTCTGCTCCTGTGATCCGCGGTGAGGGTGACAGGAGGAGCTGTGACAACGCCTCAGACAAATCCCAGCCCAAGCACAAATCTCTCTCGCGTAAACGGCCTTGCAGACAGGATTCCCTGAGTATTCGCATTCATAGAGCAGAGCTGGCTCAAATGCCTAGACCCAAGGCAGAAACAGCCCCCTCTAGAGGTGAATCTTTTACCTCCAATCCAACTATTCTCTCCAAGGTTCCCCAGGCGCACCCGGAGGGCCGCAGGACTCATACAGACAAGAACGGCTCAACCtcacacaacaacaaagagGACTTACAGAATGAATTTCCCTCAAATAGTCTTAATGTTACCTCAAGCCGGCATGAAGTGTCTCCCAATATCCAGGATTCTTCATTGAAGGAGTCTACTCGGGAGGGACATGTGTTGCCAGAGCAAATGACTGGCGTCTCAGAAAGTGAAGGTGGCAAATCTCCTACACAAAGCCACTCTCCGGTCAGGGCGATACGGAGGAGGGTCCGAGTTTACAAACGGAAAAGGCGGAAAGtggacacacagctgacatGTCAGGAACATGCTAAGCCAAGTGACATTCCTGATAACTCCATGCTGAAGCTCTGGCAGCTTTTCCAGTCTAGTGAGGACATGGACTTGGAATTTCGGGGGTTTGAGGACTACGGAGGGGGCAGAAACTGA
- the slc25a40 gene encoding mitochondrial glutathione transporter SLC25A40: MSGQSSAPVARDGITPLQQMVASCSGAILTSLFVTPLDVVKIRLQAQKNPFPKGKCFVYCNGLMDHICVCENGNSKAWYKARGHFNGTLDAFVKIVHREGIKSLWSGLPPTLVMAVPATVIYFTCYDQLCAALRVRMGKRAQEAPLLAGAIARVGSVTVISPLELIRTKLQSQKQSYRELTDCIRSAVEAEGWLSLWRGWGPTLLRDVPFSAMYWYNYERGKSWLCERQNTREPTLAITFISGAVSGSVASIATLPFDVVKTRRQVELGELQAMNLSSRASSSTLSVMSRIVAQNGVGGLFAGFLPRLIKVAPACAIMISTYEFGKAFFRKHNQERTLGPLQTSNT; encoded by the exons ATGAGTGGTCAAAGTTCTGCTCCAGTAGCCAGAGATGGCATTACTCCACTCCAGCAGATGGTGGCGTCCTGCTCTGGAGCCATCCTCACATCACTGTTTG TCACACCATTGGATGTTGTGAAGATCAGACTTCAAGCACAGAAAAATCCCTTCCCCAAAG GAAAATGCTTTGTCTACTGCAATGGACTGATGGaccacatatgtgtgtgtgaaaacggCAACTCCAAGGCATGGTACAAAGCCCGTGGGCATTTCAATGGCACTCTG gatGCCTTTGTCAAGATAGTACATCGTGAAGGAATCAAATCCTTATGGAGTGGTCTCCCTCCAACCCT TGTGATGGCAGTCCCGGCTACTGTGATCTATTTCACGTGTTACGACCAGCTGTGTGCGGCCTTGAGGGTCAGGATGGGCAAGCGCGCTCAGGAGGCTCCTCTCCTGGCAGGAGCTATCGCCAGAG tgggctCTGTGACAGTAATCAGCCCTCTGGAGCTGATCCGCACTAAGCTGCAGTCTCAGAAACAGTCGTACAGGGAGCTGACTGACTGTATACGCTCGGCAGTGGAGGCAGAAGGCTGGCTGTCTCTGTGGAGGGGCTGGGGGCCCACGCTGCTCAGAGACGTGCCCTTCTCAGCCATGTACTGGTACAACTATGAGAGGGGCAAGAGCTGGCTGTGTGAGCGCCAAAACACCAGGGAGCCCACGCTCGCCATCACCTTCATATCTGGAGCGGTGTCGGGCTCT GTTGCCTCCATAGCAACATTACCTTTCGATGTGGTCAAAACTAGAAGACAGGTGGAGCTTGGAGAGCTACAAGCAATGAATT TGTCGAGTCgagcctcctcctccaccctcagTGTGATGAGCAGGATTGTGGCCCAGAACGGCGTTGGTGGACTGTTTGCAG GTTTCCTGCCCCGGCTGATCAAAGTGGCCCCAGCCTGTGCCATTATGATCAGCACCTATGAGTTTGGGAAGGCGTTCTTCCGCAAGCACAACCAGGAGAGAACCCTGGGGCCGCTGCAGACCAGTAACACCTGA